A window from Actinomycetospora corticicola encodes these proteins:
- a CDS encoding Atu1372/SO_1960 family protein, whose protein sequence is MTSPTARLAQLGVELPPVAPPKGVYVPAKRVGAQVWTSGQLPLVGGELPATGLVGADVSVDDAAAYARIAALNALAAIDALVGLDAVASVAKIVGFVASAPGFGGQPQVVNGASELMGQVFGPAGEHARSAIGVAALPLNAPVEVEVVVDLA, encoded by the coding sequence GTGACGAGCCCGACGGCGCGGCTCGCCCAGCTCGGCGTGGAGCTGCCGCCGGTCGCTCCGCCGAAGGGCGTCTACGTGCCCGCGAAGCGCGTCGGGGCCCAGGTGTGGACCTCCGGCCAGCTGCCGCTGGTCGGCGGCGAGCTCCCGGCGACCGGCCTCGTCGGCGCGGACGTGTCCGTGGACGACGCGGCGGCCTACGCGCGGATCGCCGCCCTCAACGCGCTGGCGGCGATCGACGCGCTCGTCGGCCTCGACGCGGTCGCCTCGGTGGCCAAGATCGTGGGCTTCGTGGCGTCCGCGCCCGGGTTCGGCGGCCAGCCCCAGGTGGTGAACGGCGCGTCGGAACTGATGGGCCAGGTGTTCGGCCCGGCGGGCGAGCACGCCCGCTCGGCGATCGGGGTGGCGGCGCTGCCGCTGAACGCCCCCGTCGAGGTTGAGGTCGTCGTCGACCTCGCGTGA
- a CDS encoding MBL fold metallo-hydrolase — protein MSDTHPAYEVLRPVTTAAGVVLADNPSGMTLDGTNSWVLRAPGNRGCVVVDPGPDEPRHLERLREHGPVELVLLTHHHLDHSEAARTFADLTGAPVRALDPTLCLGAEGLGAGEAVGAAGLDIRVLATPGHTTDSLCFVVDGDGSVLTGDTVLGRGTTVLGDHHGALGDYLRSLDRLAALPPGTRLLPGHGPDLPDAPQTARDYLAHREQRLNQVRAALEQLPGDPEPRQVVEIVYADVDESLWPAADMSVAAQLEYLRSE, from the coding sequence GTGTCCGACACGCATCCGGCGTACGAGGTCCTGCGTCCCGTCACCACGGCGGCGGGGGTGGTCCTCGCCGACAACCCGTCCGGCATGACGTTGGACGGCACGAACAGCTGGGTGCTCCGCGCCCCCGGGAACCGGGGCTGCGTGGTGGTCGACCCCGGGCCGGACGAGCCGCGCCACCTCGAGCGGCTCCGCGAGCACGGGCCGGTCGAACTGGTGCTGCTCACCCACCACCACCTCGACCACTCCGAGGCGGCCCGGACGTTCGCCGACCTCACGGGCGCGCCGGTCCGCGCGCTCGACCCGACGTTGTGCCTCGGGGCCGAGGGGCTGGGCGCCGGGGAGGCCGTCGGGGCGGCGGGCCTGGACATCCGGGTGCTGGCGACGCCGGGACACACCACCGACTCGCTGTGCTTCGTCGTCGACGGCGACGGGTCCGTGCTGACCGGCGACACGGTGCTCGGCCGCGGGACGACGGTGCTGGGCGACCACCACGGGGCGCTCGGCGACTACCTGCGCTCCCTGGACCGGCTCGCCGCGCTGCCCCCGGGCACCAGGCTGCTGCCCGGCCACGGGCCCGACCTGCCGGACGCCCCGCAGACCGCCCGCGACTACCTCGCCCACCGCGAGCAGCGCCTGAACCAGGTCCGGGCGGCCCTGGAGCAGCTGCCGGGCGACCCGGAGCCGCGGCAGGTCGTCGAGATCGTCTACGCGGACGTCGACGAGTCGCTGTGGCCGGCGGCCGACATGTCAGTCGCCGCGCAGCTCGAGTACCTGCGGTCGGAGTAG
- a CDS encoding cyclic nucleotide-binding domain-containing protein: MDEVLARAGIFQGVDPAAIEVLTESLDRVEFPRGTVIFNEGEPGDRLFIVQSGKVKIGRRSPDGRENLLSIFGPSDMFGELSIFDPGPRTSTATCVTDVRAYSMDRTALKEWIGQRPEIAEQLLRVVARRLRRTNNLLADLIFTDVPGRVAKALLQLAQRFGSQEAGLLRVTHDLTQEEIAQLVGASRETVNKALADFAARGWLRLEGKSVLILEPDRLARRAR, from the coding sequence GTGGACGAGGTACTGGCGCGGGCAGGGATCTTCCAGGGAGTGGATCCGGCCGCCATCGAGGTGTTGACGGAGTCGCTCGATCGCGTCGAGTTCCCGCGGGGCACCGTCATCTTCAACGAGGGCGAGCCCGGGGACCGGCTGTTCATCGTGCAGAGCGGCAAGGTCAAGATCGGCCGCCGCTCGCCGGACGGCCGGGAGAACCTGCTGTCGATCTTCGGCCCGTCCGACATGTTCGGCGAGCTGTCCATCTTCGACCCGGGTCCGCGCACGTCGACCGCCACGTGCGTCACCGACGTCCGGGCCTACTCGATGGACCGCACCGCGCTGAAGGAGTGGATCGGGCAGCGGCCCGAGATCGCCGAGCAGCTGCTGCGGGTCGTCGCCCGTCGGCTGCGTCGCACGAACAACCTCCTCGCGGACCTCATCTTCACCGACGTCCCCGGCCGGGTCGCGAAGGCGCTGCTGCAGCTCGCGCAGCGCTTCGGGTCCCAGGAGGCCGGCCTGCTCCGCGTGACGCACGACCTCACGCAGGAGGAGATCGCCCAGCTCGTCGGTGCCTCGCGCGAGACGGTCAACAAGGCCCTCGCCGACTTCGCCGCCCGCGGGTGGCTGCGTCTGGAGGGCAAGAGCGTCCTCATCCTCGAGCCCGACCGCCTGGCCCGGCGCGCCCGCTAG
- the nth gene encoding endonuclease III, with product MTSGATPAATKPGETHLGLVRRARRMHRALASAHVDAHCELDFTSPLELLVATVLSAQTTDVTVNRVTPALFARYPDAPAYAGADRTEMEEILRPTGFYRAKTNSVITLGQALVEKYGGEVPGRLADLVTLPGVGRKTANVVLGNAFGVPGITVDTHFGRLTRRWAWTASEDPVQVEKEVGELIERKDWTMLSHRVIFHGRRVCHAKKPACGACSIAKDCPSAGIGENDPVKAAKLVKGPEADHLLALVGLER from the coding sequence ATGACCTCGGGTGCCACCCCTGCTGCGACGAAGCCGGGCGAGACGCACCTCGGGCTGGTGCGCCGCGCGCGCCGCATGCACCGCGCGCTCGCGTCCGCCCACGTCGACGCGCACTGCGAGCTCGACTTCACCTCCCCGCTCGAGCTCCTGGTCGCCACCGTCCTCTCGGCGCAGACCACCGACGTCACGGTCAACCGGGTCACGCCCGCGCTCTTCGCCCGGTACCCCGACGCGCCGGCCTACGCGGGCGCCGACCGCACGGAGATGGAGGAGATCCTCCGTCCCACCGGCTTCTACCGGGCCAAGACGAACTCCGTCATCACGCTGGGCCAGGCGCTGGTCGAGAAGTACGGGGGCGAGGTCCCGGGCCGCCTGGCCGACCTGGTGACGCTGCCCGGCGTCGGGCGCAAGACGGCCAACGTCGTGCTCGGCAACGCCTTCGGCGTCCCGGGGATCACCGTGGACACGCACTTCGGCCGGCTCACCCGTCGGTGGGCCTGGACCGCCTCGGAGGATCCGGTGCAGGTGGAGAAGGAGGTGGGCGAGCTCATCGAGCGCAAGGACTGGACGATGCTGTCCCACCGCGTGATCTTCCACGGCCGCCGCGTCTGCCACGCCAAGAAGCCCGCCTGCGGGGCGTGCTCGATCGCGAAGGACTGCCCGTCGGCCGGGATCGGCGAGAACGACCCGGTCAAGGCGGCCAAGCTCGTCAAGGGGCCGGAGGCCGACCACCTCCTGGCCCTCGTCGGTCTCGAGCGGTGA
- a CDS encoding redoxin family protein: protein MTRTEVGSTLLVLILVVVGVIALWPRDSASGPDAGSVPTSSAVAADPQALADARTRAGLAECPAPAGRPSAGPPLAGLTLECLGAPGAVDLAAALPGRVTLVNLWASWCGPCRQEIPAIAAYAAQPGAAAVLGVDVADDATDALALMSALGARYPSVSDPDQVVARRLGAAPVLPASLVVRADGTVVPLPPEVFSTPEQVRAAVAGAAA from the coding sequence GTGACGCGCACCGAGGTCGGCTCGACCCTGCTCGTCCTCATCCTCGTCGTCGTGGGCGTCATCGCCCTCTGGCCGCGTGACTCCGCCTCCGGTCCCGACGCCGGGTCGGTGCCGACGAGCAGCGCGGTCGCTGCCGACCCGCAGGCGCTGGCCGACGCGCGGACCCGCGCCGGGCTCGCGGAGTGCCCCGCTCCCGCCGGTCGGCCGTCGGCCGGGCCGCCGCTGGCCGGGCTGACCCTGGAGTGCCTCGGGGCGCCCGGGGCGGTCGACCTGGCCGCAGCGCTGCCGGGCCGGGTGACGCTGGTGAACCTCTGGGCGTCCTGGTGCGGGCCGTGCCGCCAGGAGATCCCGGCGATCGCCGCCTACGCCGCACAGCCCGGTGCGGCCGCGGTGCTCGGCGTGGACGTGGCCGACGACGCCACCGACGCGCTGGCGCTGATGTCGGCCCTCGGTGCGCGCTACCCCTCGGTGTCCGACCCCGACCAGGTCGTCGCGCGGCGCCTCGGGGCGGCCCCGGTGCTCCCCGCCAGCCTCGTCGTCCGGGCCGACGGCACCGTCGTGCCGCTGCCCCCGGAGGTCTTCAGCACGCCCGAGCAGGTCCGGGCCGCGGTGGCGGGGGCCGCCGCGTGA
- a CDS encoding NUDIX domain-containing protein: MSGLLRPAEAPDWLAGLVAACARVSPDDVPFRRRPGGNGREAAVVLLFGDDDAAGPDIVLTERAADMRSHAGQAAFPGGGLEPADGTGLDGLVTAGLRETEEEIGADPAGIVPLTTLPPLTIPVSGFAVTPVLAHWAAPVPIGVVDPAETAAVVRVPLAELTDPARRFTVTSPGGYQGPAFTVRGLLVWGFTAGVLSWVLDLAGWTVPWEHGDVRDLGEAWARRHEGEAIR, encoded by the coding sequence GTGAGCGGGCTGCTGCGGCCCGCGGAGGCCCCCGACTGGCTGGCCGGCCTCGTCGCGGCCTGCGCCCGGGTGTCGCCGGACGACGTGCCCTTCCGCCGCCGACCGGGCGGGAACGGGCGCGAGGCGGCCGTCGTGCTGCTCTTCGGCGACGACGACGCCGCGGGCCCGGACATCGTGCTCACCGAGCGTGCGGCCGACATGCGCTCGCACGCCGGGCAGGCGGCCTTCCCCGGCGGCGGCCTCGAGCCGGCCGACGGCACCGGCCTCGACGGGCTCGTGACGGCGGGCCTGCGTGAGACCGAGGAGGAGATCGGCGCCGACCCCGCCGGGATCGTCCCGCTGACCACGCTGCCGCCCCTGACGATCCCGGTGTCGGGGTTCGCGGTGACCCCGGTGCTCGCGCACTGGGCGGCGCCCGTGCCGATCGGCGTCGTCGACCCGGCCGAGACCGCCGCCGTCGTCCGGGTCCCGCTCGCGGAGCTGACCGACCCGGCCCGGCGCTTCACCGTGACCTCGCCGGGCGGCTACCAGGGTCCTGCTTTCACGGTGCGGGGACTGCTCGTGTGGGGGTTCACCGCCGGCGTGCTCTCCTGGGTGCTCGACCTCGCGGGGTGGACCGTCCCGTGGGAGCACGGCGACGTACGGGATCTCGGCGAGGCGTGGGCCCGTCGGCACGAGGGAGAAGCGATCCGATGA
- a CDS encoding MarP family serine protease yields MSWVDIVVVLLAVAAAISGWRHGLAVAALSFLGVIGGALLGLKLAPLIVGLFESDTSRVVVSVLIVIALVALGETLGVYLGRAVRDRMRLGAVRTVDSGFGAVLQALTALVVAWLIALPLASSSNVALSSALKNSAVLSTVDSVMPDPLRALPNELRAMFDASGFPDVLSPFSPTPGTAEVAPPDQGLVRDPVVQRARASVLKIRGRAPSCSRALEGTGFVIGNERVMTNAHVVAGTNEVSVEVPRSGGGADTETARVVYYDPEVDVAVLAVPGLEARSLPIQYAGADTGDNAVALGYPLDGPFSSSPAKIRQRIQLRGPDIYDSQTVTRDVYTIRGTVKSGNSGGPLINPQGQVIGVVFGAAVDQGDTGFVLTSDQVRAALDAAQGSTARVSTGSCAS; encoded by the coding sequence ATGAGCTGGGTCGACATCGTCGTCGTGCTGCTCGCCGTCGCCGCGGCCATCTCCGGCTGGCGGCACGGTCTCGCGGTGGCCGCCCTGTCCTTCCTGGGGGTCATCGGCGGCGCGCTGCTCGGCCTCAAGCTGGCACCCCTGATCGTCGGGCTGTTCGAGAGCGACACCAGCCGGGTCGTGGTCAGCGTGCTCATCGTGATCGCGCTGGTCGCCCTCGGCGAGACGCTCGGGGTCTACCTCGGACGCGCGGTGCGGGACCGGATGCGGCTGGGCGCCGTGCGCACCGTGGACTCGGGCTTCGGGGCCGTGCTCCAGGCCCTCACGGCGCTCGTCGTCGCCTGGCTCATCGCGCTGCCGCTGGCGTCCTCGTCGAACGTCGCACTGTCGTCGGCCCTGAAGAACTCCGCCGTGCTCTCGACGGTCGACTCGGTGATGCCCGATCCGCTGCGCGCCCTGCCGAACGAGCTGCGGGCGATGTTCGACGCGTCCGGGTTCCCCGACGTGCTCTCGCCGTTCTCCCCGACGCCGGGCACCGCCGAGGTGGCGCCCCCCGACCAGGGCCTCGTGCGCGACCCGGTGGTCCAGCGCGCCCGGGCCAGCGTGCTGAAGATCCGCGGTCGGGCGCCGTCGTGCTCGCGGGCCCTGGAGGGCACCGGCTTCGTCATCGGCAACGAGCGCGTGATGACGAACGCACACGTCGTCGCCGGCACCAACGAGGTCTCGGTCGAGGTGCCGCGGTCGGGCGGCGGGGCGGACACCGAGACCGCGCGGGTCGTCTACTACGACCCGGAGGTCGACGTCGCCGTCCTCGCCGTGCCGGGGCTCGAGGCGCGGTCGCTGCCGATCCAGTACGCGGGCGCCGACACGGGCGACAACGCGGTGGCGCTGGGCTACCCGCTCGACGGGCCGTTCTCGTCGAGCCCCGCGAAGATCCGCCAGCGCATCCAGCTCCGCGGCCCGGACATCTACGACTCCCAGACCGTCACCCGCGACGTCTACACGATCCGCGGCACCGTGAAGTCCGGGAACTCGGGCGGGCCGCTGATCAACCCGCAGGGCCAGGTGATCGGCGTGGTGTTCGGTGCGGCGGTGGACCAGGGCGACACGGGCTTCGTGCTCACGTCCGACCAGGTGCGGGCCGCGCTCGACGCCGCGCAGGGCTCGACGGCGCGGGTGTCGACGGGCTCATGTGCTAGCTAG
- a CDS encoding alpha/beta fold hydrolase — protein MSANGIRLHVAECGPASGEPVLLLHGFPEFWWSWRHQLTALGAAGHRAVAVDLRGYCGSDRPPRGYDLWTLAGDVAGLVPALGARRATVVGAGWGGAVAWTLATLHPRVVARLAVVATPHPLALRRAVRRRPWRWTRALRDVAFFQLPRLPERSLRRDHGAAAGAFLTAGAAAGWSASPEFAGVVARHAEALLTPRTSHCSLEYFRWAVRSQGRPDGSRFAAALDRPVEVPVLHLRGALDPWVPEDVVRASAGWAPEHELVTVPGAGHFPHQEAPRHVGEVLLRRL, from the coding sequence GTGTCCGCCAACGGGATCCGGCTGCACGTCGCCGAGTGCGGGCCCGCCTCCGGCGAGCCGGTCCTGCTGCTGCACGGGTTCCCGGAGTTCTGGTGGTCCTGGCGCCACCAGCTGACCGCGCTCGGCGCGGCCGGGCACCGTGCGGTGGCCGTCGACCTGCGGGGCTACTGCGGGTCGGACCGGCCACCGCGCGGCTACGACCTGTGGACCCTCGCCGGTGACGTCGCCGGGCTCGTCCCGGCCCTCGGCGCCCGCCGCGCGACCGTCGTCGGCGCGGGCTGGGGCGGCGCGGTCGCCTGGACCCTCGCCACGCTCCACCCACGCGTCGTCGCACGCCTCGCCGTCGTCGCGACCCCGCACCCGCTGGCGCTGCGCCGCGCCGTGCGCCGCCGGCCCTGGCGCTGGACCCGGGCCCTGCGCGACGTCGCCTTCTTCCAGCTCCCGCGCCTCCCCGAGCGGTCCCTGCGCCGCGACCACGGCGCGGCCGCCGGAGCCTTCCTGACGGCGGGTGCGGCTGCGGGCTGGTCCGCGAGCCCCGAGTTCGCCGGGGTCGTCGCCCGCCACGCCGAGGCCCTGCTGACGCCCCGCACCTCGCACTGCTCGCTGGAGTACTTCCGCTGGGCCGTGCGGTCCCAGGGCCGGCCGGACGGGTCCCGGTTCGCGGCGGCGCTGGACCGGCCCGTCGAGGTGCCGGTGCTGCACCTGCGCGGCGCGCTGGACCCGTGGGTGCCCGAGGACGTGGTGCGGGCCTCGGCGGGCTGGGCGCCGGAGCACGAGCTCGTCACCGTCCCCGGTGCCGGGCACTTCCCGCACCAGGAGGCCCCGCGCCACGTCGGCGAGGTGCTCCTCCGGCGCCTGTGA
- a CDS encoding phage holin family protein: MVPSIPLHAEPARQNGDASVGALVKEVTTHVSTLVRAEVELAKQEITGEVKKGVLGSVFFVVAAVVALFSFWFFFFAVAEAFNLIWPSQRWAGFAVTFVLMLVIAGIAGFLGYLKVRKIKAPERTIETAKESVEALRRGRSDASPSTSAVAERR; the protein is encoded by the coding sequence GTGGTGCCCTCCATCCCGCTCCACGCCGAACCGGCGCGCCAGAACGGCGACGCCTCCGTCGGCGCGCTGGTGAAGGAGGTGACCACGCACGTCTCCACGCTGGTGCGTGCGGAGGTCGAACTCGCCAAGCAGGAGATCACCGGTGAGGTGAAGAAGGGTGTGCTGGGCAGCGTCTTCTTCGTCGTCGCCGCGGTCGTCGCCCTGTTCAGCTTCTGGTTCTTCTTCTTCGCCGTCGCCGAGGCCTTCAACCTCATCTGGCCGTCCCAGCGCTGGGCTGGCTTCGCGGTCACCTTCGTGCTGATGCTGGTCATCGCCGGGATCGCCGGGTTCCTCGGCTACCTCAAGGTCCGCAAGATCAAGGCGCCGGAGCGCACGATCGAGACGGCCAAGGAGTCCGTCGAGGCGCTGCGCCGCGGCCGCTCCGACGCGTCCCCCTCGACGTCGGCCGTCGCCGAGCGACGCTGA
- a CDS encoding aminoacyl-tRNA hydrolase, with translation MDSTELLPERALTWRFSRSSGPGGQGVNTTDSRVELVVDLTALPDPERLVERLGPVLHVTASEHRSQLRNREAALARAVERIERARQPDPPSRKARRPSRGAKLRRLEDKRRRSDRKASRRAPSE, from the coding sequence ATGGACAGCACCGAGCTGCTGCCCGAGCGTGCCCTGACCTGGCGGTTCTCCCGGTCCTCGGGGCCCGGCGGGCAGGGCGTGAACACCACCGACTCGCGCGTGGAGCTCGTCGTCGACCTCACGGCGCTCCCGGACCCCGAGCGGCTCGTCGAGCGCCTGGGGCCCGTGCTGCACGTGACGGCGTCGGAGCACCGGTCGCAGCTGCGCAACCGCGAGGCCGCCCTGGCGCGGGCCGTGGAGCGGATCGAGCGCGCCCGGCAGCCCGACCCGCCGTCGCGCAAGGCCCGTCGTCCCAGTCGGGGCGCGAAGCTCCGTCGTCTGGAGGACAAGCGCCGGCGCAGCGACCGCAAGGCGTCGCGGCGCGCCCCGTCCGAGTAA
- a CDS encoding oxidoreductase → MTAPTTDPLAPLLDLPGVAEGAESIRRHVEAVHAHRTNRRGWPTTAAEASTRAARASAALDGGSADLPTDGPVTDPVLAGALRVAEALGGLLPTWRRAPLQALARLHVLAATDRVSESDLGRPRPGAWVSARLDALAGLVVGGTSVPGPVLVGVVHGELLALAPFLVANGVVARAAARLTAISTGLDPKGLVIPEVGHLRASGEYSAAAQDFASGTHEGLARWFAHEVTAWRTGAKEATGIADAAG, encoded by the coding sequence ATGACCGCCCCGACCACCGACCCGCTCGCGCCGCTGCTCGACCTGCCCGGTGTCGCCGAGGGCGCCGAGTCGATCCGCCGGCACGTCGAGGCCGTCCACGCCCACCGCACCAACCGCCGCGGCTGGCCGACGACCGCCGCCGAGGCGAGCACCCGCGCCGCCCGGGCGTCCGCGGCCCTGGACGGCGGGTCGGCCGACCTGCCCACCGACGGCCCGGTGACCGACCCGGTCCTCGCCGGAGCGCTCCGCGTCGCCGAGGCGCTCGGCGGGCTGCTACCCACGTGGCGCCGGGCGCCGCTGCAGGCCCTCGCGAGGCTGCACGTCCTCGCCGCGACGGATCGCGTCTCGGAGTCCGACCTCGGGCGGCCCCGCCCCGGCGCCTGGGTCTCGGCGCGGCTCGACGCGCTCGCCGGTCTCGTCGTCGGCGGCACCTCCGTGCCGGGCCCGGTGCTCGTCGGCGTCGTGCACGGCGAGCTGTTGGCGCTGGCACCGTTCCTCGTCGCGAACGGCGTCGTGGCGCGAGCCGCCGCGCGGCTCACCGCCATCTCGACGGGGCTCGACCCCAAGGGGCTCGTCATCCCGGAGGTCGGCCACCTGCGGGCGTCGGGCGAGTACTCGGCGGCGGCGCAGGACTTCGCGAGCGGCACCCACGAGGGTCTCGCCCGCTGGTTCGCCCACGAGGTGACCGCCTGGCGCACCGGGGCCAAGGAGGCCACCGGCATCGCGGACGCCGCGGGTTAG
- the ssd gene encoding septum site-determining protein Ssd, translating to MDGRRVILLCDDEDLADEAVRVAAAAGAELERVPDAVALRRRWTGAAMVLLDEGGADAVGASSARPGRRDGVIVLCRGEPPGTVWERAVAVGAEHVVSLPEGEDWLVTSLSDAAGGLPDGGPGRVVCVIGGRGGAGASVLAAAVAVRAREDGARVLLVDCDPLGGGLDLVVGAEQVDGLRWPGLALGGGRVAASSLHEALPRAGGPLTVLSCDRHGPGPAPDAAVAVVEAGRRAGDTVVCDLPRHLTDAAAAVLAVADLTVLVVPAEVRATAAAARVARTVAEHGAAVGVVVRGPSPGGLAGEDVAAALGLEVLASVEAEPGLAAAMDHGTVPGVRRGPLAEAAAAVLDALDATGASLAA from the coding sequence GTGGACGGACGACGAGTGATCCTGCTGTGCGACGACGAGGACCTGGCCGACGAGGCGGTGCGGGTCGCCGCGGCCGCGGGGGCCGAACTGGAACGGGTGCCGGACGCGGTGGCGCTGCGCCGCCGCTGGACGGGCGCGGCGATGGTGCTGCTGGACGAGGGCGGGGCGGACGCGGTCGGGGCCTCCTCGGCGCGGCCGGGACGTCGCGACGGGGTGATCGTGCTCTGCCGGGGAGAACCGCCGGGCACGGTGTGGGAGCGGGCGGTGGCCGTCGGGGCCGAGCACGTGGTCTCGCTCCCCGAGGGGGAGGACTGGCTGGTCACGTCGCTCTCCGACGCCGCGGGAGGGCTTCCCGACGGCGGGCCCGGGCGGGTCGTGTGCGTCATCGGCGGCCGGGGCGGGGCGGGCGCGTCGGTCCTCGCGGCGGCCGTCGCGGTGCGGGCGCGGGAGGACGGCGCGCGGGTCCTCCTGGTCGACTGCGACCCGCTGGGCGGCGGACTGGACCTCGTGGTCGGGGCGGAGCAGGTCGACGGGCTGCGCTGGCCGGGGCTGGCCCTCGGCGGCGGGCGGGTGGCGGCCTCGTCGTTGCACGAGGCGCTGCCGCGCGCCGGTGGGCCGCTGACGGTGCTCTCCTGCGACCGGCACGGACCGGGGCCGGCGCCCGACGCCGCCGTCGCGGTGGTCGAGGCGGGGCGGCGGGCCGGCGACACCGTGGTGTGCGACCTCCCGCGGCACCTCACCGACGCGGCCGCGGCAGTCCTCGCGGTGGCCGACCTGACGGTGCTGGTGGTGCCCGCCGAGGTCCGGGCCACGGCCGCTGCCGCCCGGGTCGCGCGCACGGTCGCCGAGCACGGAGCGGCGGTCGGCGTCGTCGTGCGGGGCCCGTCGCCGGGCGGGCTCGCCGGGGAGGACGTGGCGGCCGCGCTCGGCCTGGAGGTCCTGGCGTCGGTGGAGGCCGAGCCCGGGCTGGCGGCCGCGATGGACCACGGCACCGTGCCCGGGGTACGCCGCGGCCCGTTGGCCGAGGCGGCGGCCGCGGTGCTCGACGCGCTGGACGCGACGGGTGCGTCGCTGGCGGCCTGA
- a CDS encoding TadA family conjugal transfer-associated ATPase: MSDGAVPDLVERVRTRLATAGGEAGVAELAAAVRAEARGVVGDADVLAAVRTLQREFVGAGPLEPFLRDPAVSDVLVTAPDTVWVDRGAGLERARVTFADEDAVRRLAQRLAAAAGRRLDDASPYVDARLPGSGVRLHAVLPPVAADGTCVSLRVLRPARHDLDALQAGGTVDATGRALLEAVVAARLAFLVVGGTGSGKTTVLSALLARVPAAERIVIVEDAEELRPAHPHVVRLVSRPANVEGAGTVLLRDLVRQALRMRPDRLVVGEVRGAEVCELLAALNTGHDGGAGTVHANSPREVPARLEALAALGGMTPSALRSQMAAAVQAVLHVRRVADGRRVLEAVGVLRRTDGDTVTVVPAWGREDGWAVGRADLGSMLADRGVAAPWSGTLSRAVGAETVPAPAVGPTLGAGPDRAVVAPSPRLHHGVASLRPVSA; this comes from the coding sequence ATGTCGGACGGTGCGGTGCCGGACCTGGTGGAACGGGTGCGGACGCGGCTCGCGACGGCGGGTGGCGAGGCGGGGGTGGCGGAGCTCGCCGCGGCGGTGCGGGCCGAGGCGCGCGGGGTGGTGGGGGACGCCGACGTCCTCGCGGCGGTGCGGACCCTCCAGCGGGAGTTCGTCGGCGCGGGTCCGCTGGAGCCGTTCCTGCGCGACCCGGCGGTGTCCGACGTGCTGGTCACCGCGCCGGACACGGTGTGGGTCGACCGCGGCGCCGGATTGGAGCGGGCGCGGGTCACGTTCGCCGACGAGGACGCGGTGCGGCGCCTGGCGCAGCGGCTCGCGGCCGCGGCCGGGCGGCGGCTGGACGACGCGAGTCCCTACGTCGACGCGCGGCTGCCCGGCAGCGGGGTGCGGCTGCACGCGGTCCTGCCGCCGGTGGCCGCCGACGGGACGTGCGTGTCGCTGCGGGTGCTCCGGCCGGCCCGGCACGACCTCGACGCCCTGCAGGCGGGCGGCACGGTCGACGCGACGGGGCGGGCGCTGCTGGAGGCGGTGGTCGCCGCGCGGCTGGCGTTCCTCGTCGTCGGCGGCACCGGGTCGGGCAAGACGACGGTGCTCTCGGCGCTGCTCGCCCGGGTGCCCGCCGCCGAGCGGATCGTGATCGTCGAGGACGCCGAGGAGCTGCGGCCGGCGCACCCCCACGTGGTGCGGCTCGTCTCCCGGCCCGCCAACGTCGAGGGCGCGGGGACGGTGCTGCTGCGCGACCTCGTCCGGCAGGCGCTGCGGATGCGCCCCGACCGGCTCGTCGTCGGCGAGGTCCGCGGCGCCGAGGTCTGCGAGCTGCTCGCCGCGCTCAACACCGGGCACGACGGCGGGGCGGGCACCGTCCACGCCAACTCCCCGCGCGAGGTCCCGGCCCGGCTCGAGGCCCTCGCCGCGCTGGGCGGCATGACGCCCTCGGCCCTGCGCAGCCAGATGGCGGCCGCGGTGCAGGCCGTGCTGCACGTCCGGCGCGTCGCCGACGGGCGGCGGGTCCTCGAGGCGGTCGGGGTGCTGCGCCGGACCGACGGCGACACGGTGACCGTCGTCCCCGCCTGGGGTCGCGAGGACGGATGGGCGGTCGGGCGGGCCGACCTGGGGTCGATGTTGGCCGACCGCGGCGTCGCAGCCCCGTGGTCGGGCACCTTGTCGCGAGCCGTCGGTGCCGAAACGGTCCCCGCACCCGCCGTCGGTCCGACTCTCGGCGCGGGCCCCGACCGGGCGGTCGTCGCACCGTCGCCGCGCCTGCACCACGGGGTCGCGAGCCTGCGCCCGGTGTCGGCATGA